In a single window of the Arthrobacter sp. StoSoilA2 genome:
- a CDS encoding LysR family transcriptional regulator has translation MLDLHRLTLLREVKLHGSMSAAARELSYSHSAISQQLGLLEKETGVVLLERVGRNVRLTPAGEELVRNTEAILTAMERAEADLATSHERPQGIVTIAAFSTISRSVMPFALAELARNYPGLDVRLRREDPEQAVVQLISRQVDAVVSDAFPGTAVAPPGGVHTTLIGQDPIRGYLPHGLEFADFDDLKQLRWVAEPLHTASSQWAVRVCRELGIDPVISYVSSDLLFHLRMVEQGLAAAFLPDMVLREAGSVMTPSSWLPADQQRSIQFLVRSGSERSASLTAVREAITQVLHAKHNM, from the coding sequence ATGCTCGACCTCCATCGCCTCACCCTCCTCAGGGAAGTCAAGCTGCACGGCAGCATGAGTGCCGCCGCCCGCGAACTTTCGTACAGCCACTCCGCGATCTCACAGCAGCTCGGTTTGTTGGAAAAGGAAACAGGTGTCGTTCTTCTCGAACGGGTGGGGCGCAATGTCCGGCTCACCCCTGCAGGCGAGGAACTCGTACGCAATACCGAGGCAATACTGACCGCGATGGAGCGCGCCGAAGCTGATCTTGCGACCTCCCATGAACGGCCCCAGGGGATTGTGACCATAGCGGCATTCAGCACTATCAGCCGAAGCGTAATGCCTTTTGCGCTGGCCGAACTGGCCCGAAACTATCCCGGACTGGACGTCAGGTTGCGACGCGAGGATCCCGAGCAGGCAGTCGTTCAGCTGATCTCCCGGCAGGTCGATGCCGTGGTCAGCGATGCGTTTCCCGGGACTGCAGTGGCTCCGCCCGGAGGAGTGCACACCACCCTGATCGGCCAGGACCCAATCCGCGGCTATCTGCCGCATGGCCTGGAGTTTGCTGACTTTGACGATCTAAAGCAACTGCGCTGGGTAGCAGAGCCACTGCACACCGCCTCATCACAATGGGCCGTGCGCGTCTGCCGCGAACTAGGCATCGATCCGGTCATCTCCTATGTTTCTTCGGACCTTCTTTTCCACCTCCGCATGGTTGAACAGGGCCTCGCCGCGGCCTTCCTGCCTGACATGGTGCTGCGTGAAGCCGGCAGTGTGATGACGCCCAGCTCCTGGCTGCCAGCGGATCAACAGCGCAGCATCCAGTTCCTGGTTCGGTCCGGCTCTGAGCGCAGCGCTTCCCTGACTGCCGTGCGGGAAGCAATAACCCAAGTGCTGCACGCCAAACACAACATGTAA
- a CDS encoding NAD(P)/FAD-dependent oxidoreductase, translating to MTDSTDIAIIGSGINSLVAAAELAMAGKRVCLIERAGRLGGFIHSAERTLPGFIHDSFSSWHPLFVSGGAYQALGSELHARGLEYCNSDGAVTASVAADPKTGQHRTVVAHRDPEVTAAALQANGDDGAYLAMLEDLACNAGTIFGAFGAELRSFREVLTIAAGALRRGKVKGTEAFVRDSVMSGRNYLRSRFNGWQTDQLWSPWLLHAGLGPDQATGGVMLPVMALSMHSFGLPVVKGGASNFIAAFEALLRDKGVRIMLDTEAEEILVDSKGATAVKTSNGLVSARTVLANVSPQALYSKLLRQPPAGLAEAAARYQNGRGAMQIHLALDKPVQWLDPRLDSVPLVHLSNGSDSTAIACAQAEAGLLPTEPTVVVGQQCVLDPTRAPAGKATLWLQLQEVPFSPLADAAGALAVDGGWTQELKERYMERVLSRLEQFAPGTRASVLGWDILAPTDLAAENPNAVNGDPYGGSAELFQNLLWRPFPEAANHKTPVKGLWHIGASTHPGPGLSGGSGHLVAQKLK from the coding sequence ATGACGGACTCGACCGATATTGCCATCATTGGTTCGGGGATCAACTCTCTGGTAGCCGCCGCGGAGCTTGCCATGGCCGGGAAGCGCGTCTGTCTCATTGAACGGGCTGGCAGGCTGGGCGGCTTCATCCATTCAGCGGAACGAACGCTGCCCGGGTTCATCCATGATTCCTTCTCTTCCTGGCACCCCCTGTTCGTTTCCGGAGGGGCTTACCAGGCTTTGGGAAGCGAGCTCCATGCGAGGGGGTTGGAATACTGCAATTCCGACGGCGCGGTGACCGCCAGCGTGGCAGCCGATCCAAAGACAGGGCAGCACAGAACGGTCGTGGCCCACCGCGATCCCGAGGTCACTGCAGCCGCTCTGCAGGCAAACGGAGACGACGGCGCCTACCTGGCGATGCTGGAGGACCTGGCCTGCAATGCCGGGACCATTTTCGGTGCTTTCGGTGCTGAACTGCGGTCTTTCAGGGAGGTCCTGACGATCGCCGCCGGCGCCCTGCGGCGAGGCAAGGTCAAGGGCACCGAAGCATTCGTCCGCGATTCGGTGATGAGTGGCCGCAACTACCTCCGCAGCCGCTTCAATGGATGGCAAACCGACCAGCTCTGGTCTCCTTGGCTCCTTCACGCAGGCCTCGGCCCGGACCAAGCGACCGGCGGCGTCATGCTTCCGGTCATGGCCTTGAGCATGCACAGCTTTGGCCTCCCTGTCGTGAAAGGCGGAGCCTCGAACTTCATCGCTGCGTTTGAGGCCCTCCTGAGAGATAAAGGCGTCCGGATCATGCTGGACACAGAAGCCGAGGAAATCCTGGTCGATTCCAAAGGTGCAACGGCAGTGAAAACCTCCAACGGCCTGGTCAGCGCACGGACCGTCCTGGCAAATGTGTCGCCCCAGGCCTTGTATTCCAAACTGTTGCGTCAACCACCAGCGGGCTTGGCCGAAGCAGCCGCGCGTTACCAGAACGGCCGCGGAGCCATGCAGATCCACCTGGCCCTGGACAAACCGGTCCAATGGCTCGATCCCCGTTTGGATTCCGTGCCCCTGGTTCACTTGAGCAACGGTTCGGACAGCACTGCAATTGCTTGCGCCCAAGCCGAGGCGGGGCTGTTGCCTACGGAACCTACCGTCGTCGTCGGTCAACAATGCGTCCTGGATCCTACCCGGGCCCCCGCAGGCAAAGCGACACTATGGCTCCAGCTACAGGAAGTGCCCTTCTCGCCGCTGGCGGATGCCGCAGGCGCGCTCGCCGTGGACGGCGGCTGGACACAGGAACTTAAGGAACGGTACATGGAGCGCGTCCTGAGCAGGCTCGAACAATTCGCGCCGGGCACCAGGGCGTCCGTCCTGGGCTGGGACATCCTGGCACCAACCGATCTGGCTGCGGAAAACCCCAATGCCGTCAACGGCGATCCGTACGGCGGATCCGCCGAACTCTTCCAGAACCTGCTCTGGCGGCCCTTCCCCGAGGCCGCAAACCACAAAACCCCGGTTAAGGGCTTGTGGCACATCGGCGCGTCCACCCACCCCGGCCCCGGACTGTCCGGCGGGTCGGGGCATTTGGTGGCCCAGAAATTGAAATGA
- a CDS encoding nuclear transport factor 2 family protein yields MSEVIDRLLEAMNAHDLEAVAALFDADYHSEQPAHPGRTFVGKGQLHANWAAMFAGIPDFRTELIRSVDDGNITWTEWSWTGNRTDGEPFHARGVTLFEVKDGLITSGRLYMEDVEREIVGIDQAVENLSGRRPDTSGI; encoded by the coding sequence TTGAGTGAAGTCATAGACCGGCTCTTGGAGGCGATGAACGCGCACGACCTCGAAGCGGTGGCAGCCCTGTTCGACGCCGATTACCACAGCGAGCAGCCTGCCCACCCCGGTCGGACATTCGTAGGCAAAGGACAGCTGCATGCGAACTGGGCTGCGATGTTCGCTGGAATCCCTGACTTTCGGACAGAATTGATCCGTTCAGTCGACGACGGGAACATCACGTGGACAGAATGGTCGTGGACAGGCAATCGTACCGACGGGGAACCATTCCATGCCCGTGGGGTCACCCTCTTCGAAGTAAAGGACGGCCTGATCACCTCCGGAAGGCTGTATATGGAGGATGTCGAACGCGAGATAGTAGGGATCGATCAAGCGGTCGAAAATCTGTCCGGGCGCAGACCGGATACGTCCGGGATCTGA
- a CDS encoding NAD-dependent succinate-semialdehyde dehydrogenase has product MSLISDVAAPLIAADSASVKHADAVIRSISLPSSGIEVQDPATGETIAHVPDADVEAALEAVATADKAGTPWARSSLRQRADVLHAWYNKLVEHTEDLAHLISREMGKPLAEARGEVKYGTDFVRWYAEEAVRPAGNFRETPDGGASLLTRRSPVGLAVLITPWNFPLAMATRKIAPALAAGCPVVIKPATLTPLTTYFAVQLAVEAGVPEELIQVITTSKSGAFSEAVLLDPRVRKVSFTGSTPVGRQLLQLASQNVLRSSMELGGNAPLIVFNDADLQRAVDGTFAAKLRNGGQSCIGANRIYVQDGIADDFVAALTERFAQVAVGSGLGQQTGLGALIDDRAVAQMQAYTENAVALGATLLTGGHGYDSAGNFFAPTVLDRVTEDSDVAQSEIFGPIAAIQRFSSEAEVIARANATEFGLAGYVFTENLDRALNVADNLQTGIVGINQGVPSNAAAPFGGVKQSGLGREGSAEGLEEYENIRFYNVARRATS; this is encoded by the coding sequence ATGAGCCTCATATCCGACGTCGCTGCACCCCTGATTGCGGCCGACTCCGCCAGCGTCAAACACGCCGATGCCGTCATCCGATCCATCAGCCTTCCCAGCTCGGGCATCGAAGTCCAGGACCCCGCGACAGGCGAAACCATAGCCCATGTCCCCGACGCCGATGTTGAGGCCGCGCTGGAAGCTGTTGCGACAGCCGACAAGGCTGGAACGCCCTGGGCCAGGTCCAGCCTCCGCCAGCGCGCCGACGTACTCCACGCCTGGTACAACAAACTCGTTGAACACACCGAAGACCTCGCCCACCTGATCTCCCGCGAAATGGGCAAGCCCCTCGCCGAAGCCCGCGGCGAGGTCAAGTACGGAACCGATTTCGTCCGCTGGTACGCCGAGGAAGCAGTCCGCCCCGCAGGAAACTTCCGCGAGACACCGGATGGTGGTGCGAGCCTCCTGACACGCCGCTCCCCCGTCGGCCTGGCGGTCCTGATCACGCCATGGAATTTCCCCTTGGCGATGGCCACCCGAAAAATCGCACCCGCCCTGGCTGCGGGATGCCCCGTAGTCATCAAGCCTGCGACCCTCACCCCCCTCACGACGTACTTTGCCGTTCAACTCGCGGTCGAGGCAGGGGTACCGGAAGAACTTATCCAGGTCATCACGACCTCAAAATCAGGTGCGTTCAGCGAAGCCGTCCTGCTCGATCCCAGAGTCAGGAAAGTTTCTTTCACTGGATCGACGCCGGTGGGACGCCAGCTGTTGCAGCTTGCCTCCCAGAATGTCCTCCGAAGCTCAATGGAGCTTGGCGGCAACGCACCGCTCATCGTCTTCAACGACGCCGATCTGCAGCGGGCAGTGGACGGAACGTTTGCCGCGAAACTCCGCAATGGCGGCCAGTCCTGCATTGGAGCCAACCGGATCTACGTCCAGGACGGAATAGCCGATGACTTTGTTGCAGCGCTCACCGAACGCTTCGCCCAGGTCGCTGTGGGAAGCGGGCTCGGACAGCAGACCGGACTCGGCGCGCTGATCGACGACCGTGCAGTCGCCCAAATGCAGGCCTACACCGAGAACGCCGTGGCTCTGGGAGCCACACTGCTCACCGGCGGCCACGGTTACGACTCCGCAGGCAATTTCTTCGCCCCGACCGTCCTGGACCGCGTCACCGAGGATTCCGACGTCGCCCAGTCCGAGATTTTTGGCCCCATCGCGGCGATACAGCGCTTCAGCTCCGAAGCCGAAGTGATTGCCCGCGCCAACGCCACGGAATTCGGCCTCGCCGGCTACGTCTTCACCGAGAACCTGGACCGCGCCCTTAATGTCGCCGACAATCTCCAGACAGGAATCGTCGGCATCAACCAAGGCGTCCCATCCAACGCAGCCGCCCCCTTCGGAGGCGTCAAGCAGTCAGGTCTCGGACGCGAAGGAAGCGCCGAGGGCCTCGAAGAATACGAGAACATCCGCTTCTACAACGTAGCGCGACGCGCCACATCCTAG
- a CDS encoding hydrolase: MLICATCAVERGEPTPEVCPICADERQYVPEDGQTWISLDELAQAGQQLLLEENEPGLIGIRTAPKVGIGQTAQLVVTPQGSLLWDPVGFVDDISVKAILERGPVVAIAASHPHMFGVQVEWSRRLGGVPVLVADADRQWVGRNDAVISYWSGSRTITEGLTLHQTGGHFPGSAVAHWTAGAGGKGVLLTGDSVFPNPDRRSIAFMRSYPNHLPLSGAVALRVAAQLEELTFDRIYGNFNNIIVSEAKAVLHDSAQRHAAWARGDFDHLT, from the coding sequence GTGCTGATCTGCGCAACCTGTGCCGTTGAACGCGGCGAGCCGACGCCGGAAGTCTGCCCGATCTGCGCCGACGAGCGCCAGTACGTGCCCGAGGACGGACAAACGTGGATTTCACTCGACGAATTGGCGCAGGCTGGCCAGCAGTTACTGCTGGAAGAGAACGAGCCGGGACTTATCGGCATCAGAACTGCGCCGAAAGTCGGGATCGGTCAAACTGCCCAGCTTGTAGTGACACCACAGGGTTCGCTGCTGTGGGACCCCGTTGGATTTGTTGATGACATCAGCGTGAAAGCAATCCTTGAACGAGGCCCGGTTGTGGCGATTGCAGCCAGCCATCCCCACATGTTCGGGGTACAGGTGGAATGGTCACGCCGGCTTGGCGGCGTCCCCGTGCTTGTGGCGGACGCCGACCGGCAGTGGGTTGGTCGGAATGATGCGGTCATCTCCTACTGGTCCGGCAGCAGGACCATCACCGAAGGATTGACGTTGCACCAGACCGGAGGCCACTTCCCCGGCAGCGCGGTAGCGCACTGGACTGCGGGAGCAGGAGGCAAAGGGGTCCTGCTGACCGGAGACAGCGTGTTTCCAAATCCGGACCGCCGCTCCATCGCCTTTATGCGCAGCTACCCGAATCATCTACCGCTTTCGGGAGCGGTAGCATTGCGGGTCGCCGCACAGCTGGAAGAACTCACGTTCGACAGGATCTACGGCAACTTCAACAACATCATCGTCTCCGAAGCCAAAGCCGTTCTGCACGATTCAGCCCAACGGCATGCTGCCTGGGCGCGAGGCGACTTTGACCATTTGACGTGA
- a CDS encoding helix-turn-helix transcriptional regulator, which produces MADEADHLARARTLHMEYQWREACEEFRAAGGLPALGVEDVERFAECAQIAGLNEDAIPALERSFEVRAAEGQVRAALASAFWLWQAYNLNNEFAQASGWMARARELGPDDVGGDPGWLLITKAYGLIAAGAYDEAGVLLARARATATAAHDADQLAFSTLLTGRALVKSGHLADGLAWLDDAMLRVVVGETTPRTTSLLFCAAIGTCQMEARDVSRVREWSIALGSWLDAVPPFGGPFYGNCLTYRAVHLRLAGQWAAALAELQEACRSLADGAGTRLIGHARYELGESHRLFGDFPQAEASFRAAAFSGGPTQPGLALLRLSLGDVPAAAAGIRRALGESAGSGARVDLLPAAVTVLLAAGAGREAAAAAEEIGSLAEHFASDSVRAAHARALGELALADGDCQKALPELRRAADLWRGLDVPYEVARCSVLLATACRGVRDHEAAGFELESARQEFTRLGARADLAEVENMLRQQGVPPQYGLSPRELEVLRLIVRGRTNRAIAGELFISERTVHRHVTNILEKLGVSSRTQAATHAIGQGIVNIAP; this is translated from the coding sequence GTGGCCGACGAGGCAGATCACCTGGCGAGGGCCCGGACGCTCCACATGGAGTACCAGTGGCGGGAGGCGTGCGAGGAGTTTCGCGCCGCCGGCGGACTGCCGGCACTCGGGGTAGAGGATGTGGAGCGCTTCGCGGAGTGCGCACAGATCGCAGGGCTGAATGAGGATGCGATACCCGCGCTTGAGCGTTCCTTCGAAGTACGGGCAGCGGAGGGTCAGGTGCGCGCCGCGCTCGCCTCAGCGTTCTGGCTGTGGCAGGCCTACAACCTCAATAATGAGTTCGCCCAGGCCAGCGGCTGGATGGCAAGGGCTCGCGAACTCGGTCCGGACGACGTGGGGGGAGACCCCGGTTGGCTGCTCATCACTAAGGCTTACGGTCTCATCGCGGCGGGCGCGTATGACGAGGCGGGCGTACTTCTCGCGCGCGCCCGGGCGACGGCCACTGCCGCGCACGACGCCGATCAGCTGGCTTTTTCGACGCTTCTTACCGGCCGCGCACTGGTCAAGTCCGGCCACCTCGCGGACGGACTGGCTTGGCTGGACGATGCGATGCTCCGTGTTGTGGTGGGCGAAACCACCCCCAGGACCACGAGCCTGCTCTTCTGCGCGGCCATCGGCACGTGCCAGATGGAGGCCCGGGATGTGTCGCGGGTCCGCGAGTGGAGCATAGCCCTTGGATCCTGGTTGGATGCGGTGCCCCCATTCGGCGGGCCCTTCTATGGCAATTGCCTTACATACCGGGCAGTCCATCTCCGGCTCGCGGGACAATGGGCGGCGGCCCTCGCTGAGCTTCAGGAGGCATGTCGGAGTTTGGCCGACGGTGCGGGCACACGCCTTATCGGCCACGCCCGCTACGAACTCGGTGAATCGCATCGTCTTTTCGGCGATTTCCCCCAGGCAGAGGCGTCCTTCCGGGCAGCCGCCTTCTCGGGAGGTCCTACGCAGCCGGGGCTGGCACTGCTCAGGCTTTCCCTGGGCGATGTTCCAGCGGCGGCCGCGGGTATCCGGCGCGCACTCGGGGAATCCGCGGGATCAGGTGCCCGCGTGGACCTGCTGCCCGCGGCGGTGACGGTCCTCCTTGCGGCCGGGGCTGGCCGCGAGGCCGCGGCCGCTGCCGAGGAGATAGGCAGCCTCGCCGAGCATTTCGCCTCTGACAGTGTTCGCGCAGCCCACGCGCGGGCCCTGGGCGAGCTCGCTCTTGCCGACGGTGACTGTCAGAAGGCACTTCCCGAACTTCGACGGGCCGCTGACCTATGGCGTGGGCTGGATGTCCCCTACGAGGTCGCGCGGTGCTCGGTCCTCCTCGCGACGGCCTGCCGGGGTGTGCGGGACCACGAGGCCGCAGGCTTTGAGCTTGAATCAGCGCGACAGGAATTCACGCGTCTCGGCGCCCGTGCCGACCTGGCCGAGGTTGAGAACATGCTCCGGCAGCAGGGCGTTCCCCCTCAATACGGGCTCTCGCCACGCGAATTGGAGGTGCTCCGTTTGATCGTGCGTGGCCGGACGAACCGGGCAATTGCCGGCGAGCTGTTCATCAGCGAGCGGACCGTCCACCGGCACGTAACCAACATTCTCGAAAAGCTGGGCGTGAGCTCCCGAACGCAAGCAGCCACGCATGCCATCGGGCAGGGGATCGTTAACATCGCCCCGTAG
- a CDS encoding thiamine pyrophosphate-binding protein produces the protein MSEQVRVATLVGRTLAKLGVGHVFGVVGSGNFDVTSTLMNAGVPYTAARHEGGAATMADAYSRMSGKVGVVTTHQGCGLTNAITGVGEAAKSRTPMIVLTADTQAAAIRSNFKIDQDAMARSVGAVAERIHSPETAVADTVRAFRTAVNERRTVVLSLPLDIQSGTAADTVGTVAVPVPARLRPDTGAVNQLVELISNAKRPVFVAGRGGRGARDSILALARHAGALVATSAVANGLFNGDSHNLGISGGFSSPLTAELITSADLIIGWGCTLNMWTMRHGRLISAGTKVVQIDVEDSSLGANRAITLGVLGDSALTAEDALEVLKTIQPAAAEKYRTEQNALAIKQSARWRDVETPDLGTSTSIDPRVISRELDTILPADRIVAVDSGNFMGYPSQYLAVPDEFGFCFTQAFQAIGIGLYTAIGAAMAQPHRLPVLGAGDGGFLMGISELETAVRLKLPLVCIVYNDAAYGAEVHHFAEHHAQEELGSVSFPETDIAAIARGFGADGVTVRTLEDLQPVREWVAAFRDGGQDRPLVIDAKIASDGGSWWLAEAFQGH, from the coding sequence ATGAGCGAGCAGGTAAGGGTCGCCACCCTGGTGGGCCGGACACTGGCAAAGCTGGGAGTCGGCCACGTCTTCGGGGTGGTGGGAAGCGGCAACTTCGACGTCACCAGCACCCTGATGAACGCCGGTGTTCCCTACACCGCGGCCCGCCATGAGGGCGGCGCTGCCACCATGGCCGATGCCTACTCCAGGATGTCGGGCAAGGTGGGCGTGGTGACCACACACCAAGGATGTGGCCTGACCAACGCGATTACCGGCGTCGGAGAGGCTGCCAAGAGCCGCACCCCCATGATCGTGCTGACGGCTGATACGCAGGCGGCAGCCATCCGGTCCAACTTCAAGATCGACCAGGATGCTATGGCGCGCAGCGTAGGGGCCGTGGCAGAACGGATCCACTCCCCCGAAACGGCCGTAGCGGATACCGTCCGGGCCTTCCGAACGGCGGTGAACGAGCGCAGGACCGTGGTGCTCAGCTTGCCTTTGGATATCCAAAGCGGAACCGCCGCAGACACGGTGGGTACCGTCGCCGTGCCTGTGCCGGCGCGGCTTCGTCCGGATACCGGTGCAGTGAACCAGCTGGTAGAGCTAATCTCGAATGCGAAACGCCCCGTGTTCGTCGCAGGCCGCGGTGGCCGGGGCGCCCGGGATTCCATCCTGGCCCTGGCCCGGCACGCCGGGGCGCTGGTGGCGACCTCGGCCGTGGCCAATGGGCTGTTCAACGGCGATTCGCATAATTTGGGCATCTCCGGCGGGTTCTCCTCCCCTTTGACCGCGGAGCTCATTACCTCAGCGGACCTGATTATCGGGTGGGGTTGCACGCTGAATATGTGGACTATGCGTCACGGCAGGCTCATCTCTGCCGGAACAAAAGTAGTCCAGATCGACGTCGAAGACTCCTCCTTGGGCGCCAACAGGGCGATCACACTGGGCGTACTGGGTGATTCCGCCCTCACCGCGGAGGACGCCTTGGAAGTCCTCAAGACGATCCAGCCTGCTGCGGCTGAAAAGTACCGCACCGAGCAGAACGCCCTCGCCATCAAACAGAGTGCACGGTGGCGGGACGTGGAGACTCCGGACCTGGGCACTTCGACGTCCATCGATCCCCGGGTGATCAGCCGGGAACTGGATACAATCCTCCCGGCAGACAGGATCGTCGCAGTGGATTCGGGCAACTTCATGGGCTACCCCAGCCAGTACCTGGCGGTGCCGGACGAATTCGGATTCTGTTTCACCCAAGCGTTCCAGGCGATCGGCATTGGCCTCTACACGGCAATCGGCGCTGCAATGGCGCAACCGCATCGGTTGCCCGTCCTGGGTGCCGGAGACGGTGGTTTCCTGATGGGCATCAGCGAACTGGAGACCGCCGTCCGGCTGAAGCTGCCGCTGGTTTGCATCGTCTACAACGATGCTGCGTATGGCGCTGAGGTGCATCACTTCGCTGAGCACCACGCCCAGGAGGAACTGGGCAGCGTGTCCTTCCCAGAGACGGATATTGCCGCAATCGCCAGGGGATTTGGGGCCGACGGCGTGACAGTCAGGACCCTGGAGGACCTTCAGCCAGTGCGGGAATGGGTTGCGGCCTTCCGCGACGGCGGACAGGACCGGCCCTTGGTTATCGATGCCAAGATCGCCTCGGACGGTGGCTCCTGGTGGCTGGCGGAGGCCTTCCAAGGACACTGA
- a CDS encoding cyclase family protein has protein sequence MSVLNELTAALSAGAIDVVDLTTPLSGDTPILNLPQPLANTVGLSLTPVSNFDDAGPAWAWNDVTVGEHAGTHLDAPVHWITGKDGKSVDRIEPHRLVGPVVVIDKTAEAAQDADFLLEPEHFEQWQQEHGPFPENCWVIFRTGWSARGGNAADFMNADDAGPHTPGVSAAGAKWLAGNASISGFGVETVGIDAGQAATLDPMFPVHSFLLGADKYGVTSLRNVDRLPVTGATLVVAPLPIVGGTGSPSRVYALVDNSAHTASTASEPGA, from the coding sequence ATGTCTGTTCTAAATGAGCTCACCGCAGCCTTGTCAGCCGGCGCCATCGACGTCGTCGACCTCACCACGCCGCTCAGCGGTGACACTCCCATCCTGAATCTGCCGCAACCCCTGGCCAACACGGTTGGACTCTCGCTGACTCCCGTCAGCAATTTCGACGACGCCGGACCGGCCTGGGCGTGGAACGACGTCACGGTGGGCGAACACGCCGGGACGCACCTGGACGCTCCCGTCCACTGGATCACGGGCAAGGACGGGAAGTCGGTGGACCGGATCGAGCCGCATCGTTTGGTGGGGCCGGTCGTGGTGATTGACAAGACCGCCGAAGCTGCACAAGACGCCGATTTCCTGCTGGAGCCCGAACACTTCGAGCAGTGGCAGCAGGAGCATGGCCCTTTCCCGGAAAACTGCTGGGTCATCTTCCGCACCGGCTGGTCCGCACGCGGCGGTAACGCCGCGGACTTCATGAACGCTGACGACGCCGGCCCCCACACCCCGGGGGTCTCCGCGGCCGGCGCCAAGTGGCTCGCCGGCAATGCCTCCATCAGCGGCTTCGGCGTGGAAACGGTGGGCATCGACGCCGGCCAGGCCGCCACGCTGGACCCTATGTTCCCCGTCCATTCGTTCCTGCTCGGCGCTGACAAATATGGCGTGACGTCGCTGCGGAACGTTGACCGCCTCCCGGTCACCGGCGCGACGCTGGTGGTCGCACCGCTGCCTATCGTTGGCGGGACGGGCAGCCCCAGCCGCGTTTATGCTCTGGTTGACAACTCAGCACATACGGCAAGCACGGCATCGGAGCCGGGCGCATGA
- a CDS encoding DUF6766 family protein, with the protein MKKALRNNGLSLFFGLIFILALAGQAITGQAVFNEDQLTAGLDEITFLQYITSSSFAVDVSENWQSEYLQFLLYITATIWLLQKGSPESKELDKPGLESDEEQLVGEHANAKSPAWAKAKGWRLTVFSNSLAATMGLIFILSWLVQSITGHVAFNEEQLRNFQEPLSWAEYLVSPDFWNRTLQNWQSEFLAVGSMVVLSIYLRQRGSPESKPVGAAHDATGTSG; encoded by the coding sequence GTGAAAAAAGCCTTGAGGAACAACGGATTAAGCCTATTTTTCGGTCTGATCTTCATCCTTGCGTTGGCGGGTCAGGCCATTACTGGACAGGCAGTCTTCAACGAAGACCAACTCACTGCCGGCCTTGATGAAATCACCTTCCTCCAATACATCACTTCTTCCAGCTTCGCGGTTGACGTGTCGGAAAACTGGCAATCCGAGTACCTGCAGTTTCTCCTCTACATCACAGCCACCATTTGGCTGCTTCAGAAGGGGTCCCCGGAATCAAAAGAGCTGGACAAGCCCGGCCTGGAATCCGACGAAGAACAACTCGTCGGTGAGCATGCCAACGCCAAGTCCCCCGCATGGGCCAAGGCAAAAGGTTGGCGCCTGACCGTATTCTCGAACTCGCTCGCCGCAACAATGGGTCTGATTTTTATCCTCTCGTGGCTGGTCCAATCCATCACAGGCCACGTTGCCTTCAACGAAGAGCAACTTCGCAACTTCCAAGAGCCCCTGTCCTGGGCTGAGTACCTGGTATCACCTGACTTTTGGAACCGCACCCTGCAGAACTGGCAGTCGGAGTTCCTTGCGGTCGGATCCATGGTGGTCCTTTCCATTTACCTTCGCCAACGGGGATCACCGGAGTCCAAACCTGTTGGCGCAGCCCATGATGCCACCGGAACCAGCGGCTGA